A window of the Vibrio pomeroyi genome harbors these coding sequences:
- the ebgR gene encoding transcriptional regulator EbgR yields MATLKDIATEANVSLATVSRVLNEDPTLSVKEETKRRIFEIAEKLEYKTSSSRKSVSGKKQNHHFLALYNYKQEAEVNDPYYLSIRHGIETQCEKMEVNLTNCYESKIQTNSSQITGILLVGRMTQEVIAQAKKLTDNICYVDFTDHSEPYDSVDIDLARISKEITNFFINQGYERIGFIGGQDDINTSDIREVAFAEYGGLKNVVSEQDIYRGDFSSSSGYKLTKKMLESGDYPKAMFIASDSIAIGVLRAVHEHGLSIPEDIALISVNDIPTAKFTFPSLSTVRIHSELMGIQGVNLLIEKARDGRTIPLRVYVPSKLKLRDTTK; encoded by the coding sequence ATGGCAACGTTAAAAGATATCGCGACGGAAGCAAATGTTTCATTAGCTACCGTTTCTCGGGTTCTCAATGAAGATCCTACATTAAGCGTCAAGGAAGAGACCAAAAGGCGTATCTTTGAAATTGCCGAGAAGTTGGAATACAAAACCAGCAGCTCACGTAAATCGGTTAGCGGTAAAAAGCAGAACCACCACTTCCTTGCTCTGTACAACTACAAGCAAGAAGCGGAAGTTAACGACCCTTATTATCTATCGATTCGCCACGGTATTGAGACTCAGTGCGAAAAGATGGAAGTTAACCTAACCAACTGTTACGAAAGTAAAATACAGACAAACTCTAGCCAGATAACCGGTATTTTACTGGTTGGTAGAATGACGCAAGAAGTTATCGCACAAGCGAAAAAGCTCACCGATAATATCTGCTATGTCGACTTTACCGATCACTCTGAACCTTATGATTCAGTTGATATTGACCTGGCTCGCATCAGCAAAGAGATCACCAACTTCTTCATCAACCAGGGCTACGAACGCATTGGTTTCATCGGTGGCCAAGACGACATTAACACCTCTGATATTCGCGAAGTCGCCTTTGCAGAATACGGTGGTTTGAAGAACGTGGTCAGCGAACAAGATATCTACCGCGGTGACTTCTCTAGTTCATCTGGCTACAAACTGACGAAGAAGATGCTAGAGAGCGGCGATTACCCGAAAGCGATGTTTATTGCATCAGATTCGATTGCAATTGGTGTTCTACGCGCCGTTCATGAACACGGATTAAGCATTCCAGAAGACATTGCGCTGATCAGTGTCAATGACATCCCAACCGCTAAATTTACCTTCCCAAGTTTATCAACCGTTCGTATTCACTCTGAACTGATGGGAATTCAAGGTGTTAACCTTCTGATTGAGAAGGCACGCGATGGCCGTACTATCCCACTAAGAGTTTACGTACCAAGTAAACTCAAGCTGCGCGACACAACAAAATAG
- the ebgA gene encoding beta-galactosidase subunit alpha, giving the protein MNNWENFLNLHENRMAPRAYFFSYASEKTAKTFQRELSSHFQLLSGQWNFSYFTNPLLVPEEFYSQEMSDWGHITVPNMWQMEGHGDLQYTDEGFPFPIDVPFVPSDNPTGAYQRSFFLGESWDEKQTIIKFDGVETYFEVYVNGEYVGFSKGSRLTAEFDISSHVKAGNNLLSIRVMQWADSTYIEDQDMWWTGGIFRDVYLVGKEQLHVQDLTVRTDFDDAYQSATLSCNVALENLAAATNATLEYALLDGSQVISQGSLENLSVDGNANTQFSIDVVNPIQWNAENPYLYQLLLTLKDADGKVLEVIPQRVGFRDIKVRDGLFYINNKYVMLHGVNRHDNDHLKGRAVGMDRVEKDLVLMKQHNINSVRTAHYPNDPRFYELCDIYGLFVMGETDVETHGFANVGDLSRITNDAAWEAVFVERIERHIHAQKNHPSIIMWSLGNESGYGCNIRSMYDAAKAIDDTRLVHYEEDRDAEVVDIISTMYSRAQLMNAFGEFPHEKPRIICEYAHAMGNGPGGLTEYQNVFYKHDSIQGHYVWEWCDHGILARDEAGTEFYKYGGDYGDYPNNYNFCMDGLIYPDQTPGPGLKEYKQVIAPVKLRDFDAKTGTFTVDNKLWFSNIDDYTITAEIRAEGETIVVQHIKVEELAENSSRELTLNLPQLDEREVFVNFTVRKDSRTPYSEANHDIAVYQFQVKENTAQLEAFSNNNATALNVEESRLAYLIKGHNFALNFSKVNGKLTSWLVNGEELIKSEPRLNFFKPMIDNHKQEHDGYWEPAHLQIMQEHFRTLNIEQVNGKVEITTTSIIAPPVFDFGMRCEYRYQISAEGQLNVELSGERYGDYPHVIPVIGFDMGINGDFDQVQYYGRGPEENYQDSKQANMIDVYQSTVADMFENYPFPQNNGNRQHVRWAALSSRAGNGIAVKPQQEINFSAWFYTNQNLHQAQHTIELEKSGYITLNLDHQVMGLGSNSWGSEVLDSYRVYMDEFRYGLTLIPFQAGDCDAQHLINHNFGDEFFTANTPATQPQQNEA; this is encoded by the coding sequence GTGAACAACTGGGAAAACTTCCTGAACTTACATGAGAACCGTATGGCACCACGTGCTTACTTCTTCTCATACGCATCAGAAAAAACAGCTAAGACATTTCAACGTGAATTAAGCAGCCACTTTCAACTGTTAAGTGGTCAATGGAATTTCAGCTACTTCACTAACCCGTTACTGGTTCCTGAAGAGTTTTACTCTCAAGAGATGAGCGACTGGGGCCACATTACGGTTCCAAACATGTGGCAAATGGAAGGCCACGGCGATCTTCAATACACAGATGAAGGTTTCCCATTCCCAATTGATGTGCCTTTCGTACCATCAGACAACCCAACAGGCGCATACCAACGCTCTTTCTTCCTTGGCGAAAGCTGGGACGAGAAACAAACCATTATTAAATTCGATGGCGTAGAAACCTACTTCGAAGTTTACGTAAACGGTGAGTACGTTGGTTTCAGCAAGGGCAGTCGCCTAACCGCTGAGTTCGATATCTCTAGCCACGTAAAAGCGGGCAACAACCTACTTTCTATTCGCGTGATGCAGTGGGCAGATTCCACCTACATTGAAGACCAAGACATGTGGTGGACGGGCGGTATCTTCCGTGATGTTTACCTTGTTGGCAAAGAACAACTGCACGTTCAAGATCTAACGGTTCGTACTGATTTTGACGATGCTTACCAAAGCGCGACCCTTTCGTGCAATGTTGCTCTAGAAAATTTAGCAGCAGCGACCAACGCAACCCTTGAGTACGCATTGCTTGATGGCAGCCAAGTTATCTCGCAAGGCTCACTAGAGAACTTAAGTGTCGATGGCAACGCGAATACTCAATTCTCTATCGATGTGGTGAACCCTATTCAATGGAATGCTGAAAATCCGTACCTTTACCAACTGCTGCTTACACTGAAAGACGCTGACGGCAAAGTGTTAGAAGTGATCCCACAACGCGTTGGTTTCCGTGACATTAAAGTTCGCGATGGTCTGTTCTACATCAATAACAAATACGTGATGCTGCATGGCGTAAACCGCCACGACAACGACCACCTAAAAGGTCGCGCAGTTGGCATGGATCGCGTAGAGAAAGACTTGGTACTGATGAAGCAACACAACATCAACTCAGTCCGCACTGCACACTACCCGAACGACCCACGCTTCTACGAATTGTGTGACATCTACGGTCTATTCGTAATGGGTGAAACCGACGTTGAAACACACGGCTTTGCTAACGTTGGCGACCTAAGCCGCATTACTAACGATGCAGCATGGGAAGCGGTGTTTGTTGAGCGTATCGAACGTCATATTCACGCTCAAAAGAACCACCCTTCTATCATCATGTGGTCTTTAGGTAACGAGTCAGGCTACGGCTGCAACATTCGTTCTATGTACGATGCAGCTAAAGCGATTGATGACACACGTCTGGTTCACTATGAAGAAGACCGTGATGCTGAAGTGGTCGACATCATTTCAACCATGTACTCACGTGCTCAATTGATGAATGCCTTCGGTGAATTCCCACACGAAAAACCACGCATCATCTGTGAATACGCACACGCAATGGGTAACGGCCCGGGCGGTTTAACCGAGTACCAAAACGTGTTCTACAAGCACGATTCGATTCAAGGTCACTATGTTTGGGAATGGTGTGACCACGGCATTCTAGCGCGTGATGAAGCAGGTACCGAGTTCTACAAGTACGGTGGCGACTACGGTGACTACCCGAACAACTACAACTTCTGCATGGACGGTTTGATCTACCCAGACCAAACACCAGGCCCAGGTTTGAAAGAGTACAAGCAAGTGATTGCCCCAGTGAAGCTTCGCGATTTCGATGCGAAAACTGGCACCTTCACCGTTGATAACAAACTGTGGTTCTCAAACATTGATGACTACACCATCACTGCAGAAATTCGCGCTGAAGGTGAAACCATTGTTGTGCAACACATCAAGGTTGAAGAGCTGGCAGAGAACTCTAGCCGTGAACTAACACTTAACTTGCCACAACTTGATGAGCGCGAAGTGTTTGTGAACTTTACTGTTCGCAAAGATTCCCGCACGCCTTACAGCGAAGCGAACCACGATATCGCGGTTTACCAATTCCAAGTAAAAGAGAACACGGCGCAGCTAGAAGCCTTCTCTAACAACAATGCGACAGCACTGAATGTTGAAGAGTCTCGTCTCGCTTACCTAATCAAAGGCCACAACTTTGCACTGAACTTCTCGAAAGTGAACGGCAAGCTGACCTCATGGCTAGTCAATGGCGAAGAGCTGATTAAGTCAGAACCAAGACTCAACTTCTTCAAGCCAATGATCGATAACCACAAACAAGAGCACGATGGTTACTGGGAGCCAGCACACCTACAGATCATGCAGGAGCACTTCCGCACGCTTAATATTGAACAGGTAAACGGTAAGGTAGAGATCACCACTACCAGCATCATTGCTCCGCCAGTGTTCGATTTCGGCATGCGTTGTGAATATCGCTACCAAATCAGTGCTGAAGGCCAACTGAACGTTGAGCTAAGCGGTGAGCGCTACGGTGATTATCCTCATGTGATTCCAGTGATTGGTTTCGATATGGGCATCAACGGCGACTTCGACCAAGTTCAATACTACGGCCGCGGCCCAGAAGAGAACTACCAAGACAGCAAGCAAGCCAACATGATTGATGTGTACCAGTCGACGGTTGCAGACATGTTCGAGAACTACCCGTTCCCACAGAACAATGGCAACCGCCAACACGTTCGTTGGGCTGCGCTTTCAAGCCGCGCGGGTAATGGTATTGCGGTGAAACCACAGCAAGAAATCAACTTCAGCGCATGGTTCTACACCAACCAAAACCTACATCAAGCACAACACACTATTGAGCTAGAGAAGAGCGGTTACATCACGCTAAACCTAGACCACCAAGTGATGGGCTTAGGCTCTAACTCTTGGGGCAGCGAAGTGCTCGACTCTTACCGCGTGTACATGGACGAGTTCCGCTACGGCTTAACTCTGATTCCATTCCAAGCAGGCGATTGCGACGCGCAGCACCTAATCAATCATAACTTTGGTGATGAGTTCTTCACGGCAAATACGCCAGCGACTCAACCACAACAGAACGAGGCATAA
- a CDS encoding beta-galactosidase subunit beta yields the protein MIVLENLEQFKVVYRDGRKWQRCVEAIENIGNIKDGVMYSIGDSLAYMIEDGVARNTENFTGNRRYFDVHYYLEGRETVEFAAKSELEQIQAYSDETDREHLLGNGETRELAEGQVAIFDNSKAYRFHGDNRVRKVVLKVTIEDGYFLNK from the coding sequence ATGATCGTTTTAGAGAACTTAGAACAATTTAAAGTCGTTTACCGCGACGGTCGTAAATGGCAACGCTGTGTAGAAGCGATTGAAAACATCGGCAACATCAAAGATGGCGTGATGTATTCAATTGGTGACTCACTGGCTTACATGATTGAAGACGGCGTGGCTCGTAACACCGAAAACTTTACTGGCAACCGTCGTTACTTCGACGTGCATTACTACCTAGAAGGTCGTGAAACGGTTGAGTTCGCAGCCAAATCAGAGCTAGAACAAATCCAAGCTTACAGCGATGAAACCGACCGTGAACACCTACTGGGTAACGGTGAAACTCGTGAGTTAGCTGAAGGCCAAGTGGCGATCTTTGACAACAGCAAAGCTTACCGTTTTCACGGTGATAACCGAGTTCGCAAGGTGGTTTTGAAAGTGACTATTGAAGACGGTTACTTCCTTAATAAGTAA
- a CDS encoding amino acid permease — MSESVRGKLGKFALLSMTFAAVFNVRNIVNNNIELGLSSAPIFLLATLIYFIPFVFIIAEFVSANKNSESGMYDWLKKPLGTKAAYLGSFLYWFVNLFWFVSLLPNVIAYASYAMLGYEYAFSPVVTSAISIGLFAAATHISTKGASWLGKIAEIVAYGVFALFAIYVIGALMALGGNHEPVEPITLEAMTPTINWATLGIMCWIFQAAGGAETAAAYLNDVKGGHKSFIKVIIGAGIAIGAMYAVGSLLVNVFVARDELTYAGGMVEIFTGMANYFDISQSLTGRFVGIVLFVAMFGSMMMWTAAPVKIHFSEIPKGVYGEKTTELNEHGVPVRAAWWQFAFVFVMLVVNGFGSESVQDMMNTAINLTAGTAMLPPIFIMVAYFVFRLKHDDTPRDFRMGTRVQGMAVVSVLIGIFVVSMTASAFPTGVDLVQAFFINVFMTAVFSGIAWWWISRFEKKQAGKEAKLETAKQS, encoded by the coding sequence ATGTCTGAATCTGTACGCGGTAAGTTGGGCAAATTTGCCTTGCTCTCCATGACATTTGCAGCGGTATTTAACGTTCGCAACATCGTAAATAACAACATCGAATTGGGATTGAGTTCTGCTCCTATCTTTTTGCTTGCGACCCTTATTTACTTCATTCCATTCGTGTTCATCATTGCTGAATTCGTATCAGCAAACAAAAATTCTGAGTCAGGCATGTACGACTGGCTTAAAAAACCGCTAGGTACTAAAGCGGCCTACCTAGGTTCGTTCTTGTACTGGTTCGTGAACCTTTTCTGGTTTGTATCGTTGCTACCAAACGTTATCGCCTACGCATCTTACGCAATGCTTGGCTACGAATACGCCTTCTCTCCTGTCGTGACATCGGCCATCTCGATTGGTCTATTTGCTGCAGCAACGCACATCTCAACCAAAGGCGCGAGCTGGTTAGGTAAGATTGCAGAGATCGTGGCATACGGTGTATTTGCTCTGTTCGCGATTTACGTTATCGGTGCACTTATGGCGTTAGGCGGTAATCACGAACCGGTTGAACCAATCACGCTAGAAGCGATGACACCAACCATCAACTGGGCAACGCTGGGTATTATGTGTTGGATCTTCCAAGCAGCTGGCGGTGCAGAAACAGCAGCGGCATACCTAAACGATGTGAAAGGTGGTCATAAGTCTTTCATCAAAGTCATCATTGGTGCAGGTATCGCGATTGGTGCGATGTACGCTGTCGGCTCTCTACTGGTAAACGTATTCGTCGCACGTGATGAACTCACTTACGCTGGCGGTATGGTTGAAATCTTCACAGGCATGGCGAACTACTTCGACATTTCACAATCTCTAACGGGTCGCTTCGTTGGTATCGTACTGTTCGTTGCAATGTTCGGCTCGATGATGATGTGGACTGCGGCTCCTGTAAAAATTCACTTCTCCGAAATCCCTAAAGGTGTTTACGGCGAGAAGACAACAGAACTGAACGAGCACGGTGTTCCTGTTCGTGCAGCATGGTGGCAATTTGCGTTCGTATTCGTGATGCTTGTAGTTAACGGTTTCGGCTCTGAATCTGTACAAGACATGATGAACACGGCGATCAACCTAACAGCAGGTACCGCAATGTTACCGCCAATCTTCATCATGGTGGCTTACTTTGTATTCCGCTTGAAACACGACGACACACCGCGTGATTTCCGTATGGGTACTCGAGTTCAAGGTATGGCGGTTGTATCGGTACTGATTGGTATCTTCGTTGTGAGCATGACAGCATCGGCATTCCCTACAGGTGTTGACCTTGTTCAAGCCTTCTTCATCAACGTCTTCATGACAGCGGTATTCTCTGGTATTGCATGGTGGTGGATCTCTCGCTTTGAAAAGAAGCAAGCAGGTAAAGAAGCAAAGCTAGAAACGGCTAAGCAGTCATAA
- a CDS encoding amino acid permease encodes MSDNKRSTIGKFALLSMTFAAVYSFNNIINNNIEIGLSSAPMFFLATIFYFVPFCLIVAEFVSLNKDSEAGVYSWVKSSLGGRWAFISAYTYWFVNLFFFTSLLPRIIAYASYAFLGFEYIFTPMTTAILSTILFAVATHISNNGAKLLGPITSLTSSLMLLLTMSYILLSGGALVGGIEPADPITIEAMTPSFNWAFLGVITWIFMAAGGAESVAVYVNDIKGGHKSFVKVIIIAGIFIGALYSVGSVLANVFVAREELKFTGGSVQVFEGLARHFGLSEILMNRFVGVVSFTAMLGSLLMWTATPVKIFFSEIPKGIFGEKTVALNKQGVPERAAWVQFFIVIPLMFIPTLASDTVQDLMSTIINMTAAASMLPPLFIMIAYLHLRVKLDHLPRDFRMGSRRVGITAVSILIGIFTVGFFASTFPTGADIMTIIFYNVGGIVIFLGYAWWKYGQYEKSLSPEEKKLEAKPEPANA; translated from the coding sequence ATGTCCGATAATAAACGCAGTACGATAGGCAAGTTTGCCCTACTGTCTATGACCTTCGCGGCGGTATATAGCTTCAATAACATCATTAATAACAACATCGAAATCGGCCTCTCTTCGGCTCCGATGTTCTTTTTAGCAACCATCTTTTATTTTGTTCCTTTCTGCCTGATAGTCGCTGAATTTGTGTCACTGAATAAAGACTCTGAAGCGGGTGTTTATTCTTGGGTTAAAAGCTCGCTAGGCGGTCGCTGGGCGTTTATTTCGGCTTACACATACTGGTTTGTTAACCTATTCTTCTTCACGTCTCTGTTACCTAGAATCATCGCTTACGCGTCGTATGCGTTCTTAGGTTTCGAGTACATCTTCACGCCAATGACCACGGCAATCCTAAGTACCATTTTGTTTGCGGTCGCGACTCACATCTCGAACAACGGCGCGAAGCTACTGGGTCCTATCACCTCTTTAACTTCGTCACTGATGCTATTGCTGACTATGTCTTACATCCTGTTATCAGGTGGCGCATTGGTTGGTGGCATCGAACCGGCTGACCCAATCACGATTGAGGCAATGACACCAAGCTTTAACTGGGCATTCCTTGGCGTAATCACTTGGATCTTCATGGCGGCTGGCGGTGCAGAATCGGTCGCGGTTTACGTAAACGACATCAAAGGTGGTCACAAATCTTTCGTTAAGGTAATCATCATTGCCGGTATCTTTATCGGTGCGCTTTACTCCGTTGGCTCTGTGCTTGCTAACGTGTTTGTTGCTCGTGAAGAGTTGAAGTTTACCGGCGGGTCAGTACAGGTATTTGAAGGGCTAGCAAGACACTTTGGATTGTCTGAGATCCTAATGAATCGCTTTGTGGGTGTGGTTTCATTCACTGCGATGCTGGGCTCGCTACTGATGTGGACAGCAACACCAGTTAAGATCTTCTTCTCTGAAATCCCTAAAGGCATCTTCGGTGAGAAAACTGTCGCGCTCAACAAACAAGGCGTGCCAGAGCGCGCAGCTTGGGTTCAGTTCTTCATCGTAATTCCACTGATGTTCATCCCAACACTGGCGTCGGACACAGTACAAGATCTAATGAGCACCATCATCAACATGACAGCCGCAGCCTCTATGCTGCCGCCACTGTTCATCATGATTGCTTACCTGCACCTGCGTGTGAAACTTGATCATCTACCTCGCGACTTCCGTATGGGCTCACGCCGAGTAGGCATTACCGCAGTGTCGATTCTTATCGGTATCTTCACGGTTGGGTTCTTTGCATCGACGTTCCCAACGGGCGCAGACATCATGACTATCATCTTCTACAACGTGGGTGGCATTGTGATCTTCCTTGGCTACGCGTGGTGGAAGTACGGTCAATACGAGAAAAGCTTGTCTCCTGAAGAGAAGAAGTTGGAAGCAAAGCCAGAACCTGCTAACGCTTAA